The Saccharopolyspora gloriosae genome has a segment encoding these proteins:
- a CDS encoding zinc finger protein, with protein MFIRSAGPVAYWRPAKGERHALSPEQRPYPGQLREALCGLRLTVTEPSDCDWFAETCADCLVRAKALRDARERA; from the coding sequence GTGTTCATCAGGTCAGCCGGTCCGGTCGCGTACTGGCGCCCGGCGAAGGGCGAGCGGCACGCCTTGTCTCCGGAGCAACGTCCCTATCCGGGGCAGTTGCGCGAAGCGTTGTGCGGGCTGCGGCTGACGGTCACCGAACCCTCCGACTGCGACTGGTTCGCCGAGACCTGCGCGGATTGCCTGGTCAGGGCCAAGGCGCTGCGGGATGCGAGGGAACGAGCATGA
- the hisC gene encoding histidinol-phosphate transaminase, protein MTVRIRADLDQLPAYVAGRTVAGSLKLASNEVSAGPLPSVTEAIARAAADVHRYPDIGVTGLTGALAARLDVDPSRIAVGCGSVALCEQLVQITCTAEDAVVYPWRSFEAYPIMSHIVGATQIPVPLTAEHALDLDAMSAAITPNTRLVFVCSPNNPTGPAVRRAELERFLDSVRSDVLVVLDEAYYEFITDPDVPDGVELAARYDNVLVLRTFSKAYGLAGLRIGYAIGPAHVTEALRKVSVPFSVNGVGQAAALASLDAQDELRARCAAIATERVRVRDELRALGFEVPETQANFVWLPLRDRALEFSEHCLAERVVVRAFDGSGVRITIGDTGENDTLLRAAKSFHLAG, encoded by the coding sequence ATGACCGTCCGCATCCGCGCCGACCTCGACCAGCTGCCCGCCTACGTCGCCGGACGCACCGTCGCAGGATCGTTGAAGCTCGCCAGCAACGAAGTCTCGGCAGGTCCGCTGCCCAGCGTCACCGAGGCCATCGCGCGAGCGGCCGCCGACGTGCACCGCTACCCGGACATCGGCGTCACCGGCCTCACCGGCGCGCTGGCCGCTCGCCTCGACGTCGACCCGTCCCGGATCGCCGTCGGCTGCGGCTCGGTCGCGCTGTGCGAACAACTCGTGCAGATCACCTGCACCGCCGAGGACGCCGTCGTCTACCCGTGGCGATCGTTCGAGGCGTACCCGATCATGAGCCACATCGTCGGCGCCACCCAGATCCCGGTGCCGCTGACCGCCGAGCACGCGCTCGACCTCGACGCGATGTCCGCTGCGATCACCCCGAACACCCGGCTGGTCTTCGTGTGCAGCCCGAACAACCCCACCGGCCCCGCCGTGCGCCGCGCGGAACTGGAGCGGTTCCTCGACTCGGTCCGCTCCGACGTGCTCGTCGTCCTGGACGAGGCCTACTACGAGTTCATCACCGACCCGGACGTCCCGGACGGCGTCGAACTGGCCGCCCGCTACGACAACGTGCTCGTGCTGCGCACCTTCTCCAAGGCCTACGGCCTCGCCGGCCTGCGCATCGGCTACGCCATCGGCCCCGCTCACGTGACGGAGGCGCTGCGCAAGGTGAGCGTCCCGTTCAGCGTCAACGGCGTCGGTCAGGCCGCCGCGCTGGCCTCCCTCGACGCGCAGGACGAACTGCGGGCGCGCTGCGCCGCGATCGCCACCGAGCGGGTGCGGGTCCGGGACGAGCTGCGCGCCCTCGGATTCGAGGTGCCCGAGACGCAGGCCAACTTCGTGTGGCTGCCGCTGCGCGACCGCGCCCTCGAGTTCAGCGAGCACTGCCTCGCGGAGCGCGTCGTGGTGCGCGCCTTCGACGGTTCCGGCGTGCGCATCACGATCGGCGACACCGGCGAGAACGACACCCTGCTCCGCGCGGCGAAGTCCTTCCACCTGGCGGGCTGA
- a CDS encoding acetoacetate--CoA ligase, which produces MTSSTDAGQPPELLWQPSPEHVAGTRIGEFRDWLRTERGRDLPDYRALWDWSVSDLTGFWGAVADFFDVTFHERPAQVLEAEVMPGARWFPGATLNYAEHALRGGPGKTDDDVAVVFAREDGHGSELTYGELRSRVAAMRAAFAELGVQRGDRVAALAPNCPETLIAFLAAASLGATWSSCSPDFGVRAVADRFVQIEPTVLVAVDGYVYGGRSFDIRSTVDELRAELPGLAGTVLIDYVDAGRAAGTHDWSELLERHRGAELTFDPVPFDHPLWVLYSSGTTGLPKGIVHGHGGMVLEQFKTIGLHADLGPGDTFLWFTTTGWMMWNFLLGGLLTGTRLLLFDGSPGHPSLDALWELAERHRVTYFGTSAPFIQSCLKKELRPADAHDLSALRTVGSTGSPLSTDGFRWIADAVGVDVQIASVSGGTDLCTAIVGAAPDVPVWLGEISCPMLGASVRSYSEDGAELHGEVGELVLTKPMPTMPVFFWNDPDGSRLREAYFDTYPGIWRHGDWIEVTDRGTLVIHGRSDSTLNRGGIRMGTAEFYRVVEGFDEVADSLVIDTSGAGGEGELLCFLVLAEGARLEDVEPELKKRLREQLSPRHVPNRFLLVDEVPQTLNGKKLEVPVKKILGGADPERAVSRDALRNPAALNPFVQLARGTDG; this is translated from the coding sequence ATGACATCGAGCACCGACGCCGGTCAACCGCCCGAGCTCCTGTGGCAACCCTCCCCGGAACACGTGGCGGGCACGCGCATCGGCGAGTTCCGCGATTGGCTGCGTACCGAGCGCGGCCGGGACCTGCCGGACTACCGGGCGTTGTGGGACTGGTCGGTGTCGGACCTGACGGGGTTCTGGGGCGCCGTCGCGGACTTCTTCGACGTCACGTTCCACGAGCGTCCTGCTCAGGTACTCGAAGCCGAAGTCATGCCGGGTGCGCGGTGGTTTCCCGGCGCGACCTTGAACTACGCGGAGCACGCGCTGCGCGGCGGCCCGGGCAAGACCGACGACGACGTCGCGGTGGTGTTCGCCAGGGAGGACGGGCACGGCTCGGAGCTCACCTACGGCGAACTGCGCTCCCGAGTGGCCGCGATGCGCGCGGCGTTCGCGGAGTTGGGGGTGCAGCGCGGTGACCGGGTCGCGGCGCTGGCTCCGAACTGCCCGGAAACGCTGATCGCCTTCCTCGCCGCGGCGAGCCTCGGCGCCACCTGGTCGTCGTGTTCACCGGACTTCGGCGTGCGCGCGGTGGCCGACCGCTTCGTGCAGATCGAGCCGACGGTGCTGGTGGCCGTCGACGGCTACGTCTACGGCGGCCGCAGCTTCGACATCAGGTCCACTGTGGACGAATTGCGGGCGGAGCTGCCCGGCCTGGCTGGCACCGTGCTCATCGACTACGTCGACGCGGGACGGGCGGCGGGAACGCACGACTGGTCCGAGCTGCTGGAACGCCATCGCGGCGCCGAGCTCACCTTCGACCCGGTGCCGTTCGACCACCCGCTTTGGGTGCTGTACTCCTCCGGCACCACCGGATTGCCGAAGGGCATCGTGCACGGCCACGGCGGCATGGTGCTCGAACAGTTCAAGACGATCGGCCTGCACGCCGACCTCGGCCCCGGCGACACGTTCCTCTGGTTCACCACCACCGGCTGGATGATGTGGAACTTCCTGCTGGGCGGCCTGCTCACCGGAACCCGGCTGTTGCTGTTCGACGGCAGCCCAGGCCACCCGTCGCTGGACGCGCTGTGGGAACTGGCCGAACGCCACCGGGTCACCTACTTCGGCACCTCCGCGCCGTTCATCCAGAGCTGCCTGAAGAAGGAGCTGCGACCGGCCGACGCCCACGACCTCAGCGCCCTGCGCACCGTCGGTTCGACCGGTTCCCCGCTGAGCACCGACGGTTTCCGCTGGATCGCCGACGCGGTGGGCGTGGACGTGCAGATCGCCAGCGTCTCCGGCGGCACCGACCTGTGCACGGCCATCGTGGGCGCCGCACCGGACGTGCCGGTGTGGCTCGGCGAGATCTCCTGCCCGATGCTCGGAGCATCGGTGCGGTCCTACTCGGAGGACGGTGCGGAGCTGCACGGCGAGGTCGGCGAACTGGTCCTCACCAAGCCGATGCCGACGATGCCGGTGTTCTTCTGGAACGACCCCGACGGCTCCCGCCTGCGCGAGGCGTACTTCGACACCTACCCCGGGATCTGGCGCCACGGCGACTGGATCGAGGTCACCGATCGCGGCACCTTGGTGATCCACGGCCGCAGCGATTCGACCCTCAACCGCGGCGGCATCCGGATGGGCACCGCGGAGTTCTACCGCGTGGTGGAGGGCTTCGACGAGGTAGCGGATTCACTCGTGATCGACACCTCGGGCGCGGGCGGCGAAGGGGAGCTGCTGTGCTTCCTGGTGCTCGCCGAAGGCGCCCGGCTCGAAGACGTGGAACCGGAGTTGAAGAAGCGGCTGCGCGAGCAGCTCTCGCCGCGGCACGTGCCGAACCGGTTCCTGTTGGTCGACGAGGTCCCGCAGACGCTCAACGGCAAGAAGCTGGAAGTTCCGGTGAAGAAGATCCTCGGCGGCGCCGACCCGGAGCGGGCCGTGAGCCGCGACGCCCTCCGCAATCCGGCCGCACTGAACCCGTTCGTGCAGCTCGCGAGGGGTACGGACGGCTGA
- a CDS encoding DUF4232 domain-containing protein, translated as MIANIRRAAAIAATVGAVAGASLLSAGSALANPSDVACGAADVNVAVTKEQGGAAGHEAFLISYTAANPQTNCKLQGAPGGVVFTAADGPISDVSVAPDGGVAEPVNLTASSPAHSYLIQATGDAPHAAVPGSVELDLPSPAEGQDTREVAAWPANEPIKGDVLQVTPVTQG; from the coding sequence ATGATCGCGAACATCCGTCGTGCCGCCGCCATCGCCGCCACCGTCGGCGCCGTGGCCGGGGCTTCCCTGCTGTCGGCCGGGTCCGCCTTGGCCAACCCGAGCGATGTCGCATGCGGCGCGGCTGACGTCAACGTCGCGGTGACCAAGGAGCAGGGTGGTGCTGCCGGGCACGAGGCGTTCCTGATCAGCTACACCGCCGCGAACCCGCAGACCAACTGCAAGCTGCAGGGCGCTCCGGGCGGCGTGGTGTTCACCGCCGCCGACGGCCCCATCTCCGACGTGTCGGTCGCGCCCGACGGCGGCGTGGCCGAGCCGGTCAACCTGACCGCCTCCAGCCCCGCCCACTCCTACCTCATCCAGGCCACCGGGGACGCGCCGCACGCCGCGGTGCCCGGCTCGGTCGAGCTCGACCTGCCCTCCCCGGCCGAGGGCCAGGACACCCGCGAGGTCGCGGCGTGGCCGGCGAACGAGCCGATCAAGGGCGACGTCCTGCAGGTCACGCCAGTCACCCAGGGCTGA
- a CDS encoding dienelactone hydrolase family protein, with product MTETRTETLALTDGTELRLTVAEPENVVRGGLVVLHEARGVTDRVRSLVGALADEGWLTVAPHLYHREGTDEFSDEHAEEQVLDQVQRLSGESILADSDASFVWLTDQGVPGDRQGVIGFDIGGSAALVVAASRSLGAAVTVGGGGILSPLSEGLPALVEIAGELAGPWLGIYGEQDARIPADEVDKLREAAATARVATDVVHFTGSEHRFDTDIDAAVEAWQRARNWFDTHLR from the coding sequence ATGACCGAAACCCGGACCGAGACGCTCGCGCTCACGGACGGCACCGAGCTCCGGCTGACCGTCGCCGAGCCGGAGAACGTCGTGCGCGGCGGGCTGGTGGTGCTGCACGAGGCGCGCGGCGTCACCGACCGGGTGCGCTCCCTGGTCGGCGCCCTCGCCGACGAAGGCTGGCTGACCGTGGCTCCGCACCTCTACCACCGCGAAGGCACCGACGAGTTCTCCGACGAACACGCCGAAGAGCAGGTGCTCGACCAGGTGCAGCGACTATCGGGCGAGTCGATCCTGGCCGACTCCGACGCGTCGTTCGTCTGGCTCACCGATCAGGGCGTGCCGGGTGACCGCCAAGGTGTGATCGGATTCGACATCGGCGGGTCGGCCGCGCTGGTGGTGGCGGCAAGCCGGAGCCTGGGCGCCGCGGTGACCGTGGGCGGCGGCGGCATCCTGAGCCCGTTGTCCGAAGGCCTGCCCGCGCTGGTGGAGATCGCCGGTGAGCTGGCCGGACCGTGGCTGGGCATTTACGGCGAGCAGGACGCCCGCATCCCGGCGGACGAGGTGGACAAGCTGCGGGAGGCCGCGGCCACGGCTCGCGTGGCGACCGACGTGGTTCATTTCACCGGCAGCGAACACCGCTTCGACACCGACATCGACGCGGCGGTCGAAGCCTGGCAACGAGCTCGGAACTGGTTCGACACCCACCTGCGCTGA
- a CDS encoding LGFP repeat-containing protein — MKNTRWGIMLAAAAVPLALAGPATAVAAPAPVGQAEQQAFTPIEERYWNDADLQQLLGQPVDSEQVDGQVTYQAFQYGWLFHAEGVGVTEIHGDIAARYNDSGGYATLGAATADETGAPDGVGRYNHFTGGDATGAASIYWTPDTGAQGVWGPVREFWESKGWELGYLGYPTKTTSATADEAGRYNHFVGPDGAGASVYWSEETGAHSVQGEIRNVWAAQGWETGVLGYPTTDEQVAADEVGRSNEFTGTSTPPGAAYWHPDSGAHWLTGAILTHWDELGRESSYLGYPTSEPYEVDGGQRVDFQGGYAVLTAENGAVEDFPW, encoded by the coding sequence GTGAAGAACACGCGCTGGGGAATCATGCTGGCCGCTGCCGCCGTGCCGCTCGCGCTCGCCGGACCCGCGACCGCCGTCGCGGCGCCGGCTCCCGTCGGGCAGGCCGAGCAGCAGGCGTTCACTCCGATCGAGGAGCGCTACTGGAACGACGCCGACCTGCAGCAGCTGCTGGGCCAGCCGGTCGACTCCGAGCAGGTCGACGGACAAGTCACCTACCAGGCGTTCCAGTACGGCTGGCTGTTCCACGCCGAAGGCGTCGGAGTCACCGAGATCCACGGCGACATCGCCGCCCGCTACAACGACAGCGGCGGCTACGCCACGCTCGGCGCCGCCACCGCCGACGAGACGGGAGCGCCGGACGGCGTGGGCCGCTACAACCACTTCACCGGCGGCGACGCGACCGGTGCGGCCTCTATCTACTGGACGCCGGACACCGGGGCGCAAGGCGTGTGGGGGCCGGTGCGCGAATTCTGGGAGTCGAAGGGCTGGGAGCTCGGCTACCTCGGCTACCCCACGAAGACCACCTCCGCCACCGCCGACGAAGCCGGGCGGTACAACCACTTCGTCGGGCCGGACGGGGCGGGCGCCTCGGTGTACTGGTCCGAGGAGACCGGCGCGCACTCGGTGCAGGGCGAGATCCGCAACGTCTGGGCGGCGCAAGGCTGGGAAACCGGAGTTCTCGGCTACCCGACGACCGATGAGCAGGTCGCCGCCGACGAAGTGGGCCGCAGCAACGAGTTCACCGGTACGAGCACCCCGCCCGGCGCCGCCTACTGGCACCCCGACAGCGGGGCGCACTGGCTGACCGGGGCGATCCTGACGCACTGGGACGAGCTCGGCCGGGAGAGCTCCTACCTCGGTTACCCGACGTCCGAACCGTACGAAGTGGACGGTGGTCAGCGGGTCGACTTCCAGGGCGGCTACGCGGTGCTCACCGCGGAGAACGGTGCGGTCGAGGACTTCCCGTGGTGA
- a CDS encoding helix-turn-helix transcriptional regulator encodes MSITGPPVARLQLGRLLRDMRESCGKTQEQAAIALECTKPKISKIETGKATIGPGDVRLLIDCYGVAGDSADTVLQLARQARKRNHIRVPDWAQRFVAMESIAATISTYESELVPALFRTPEYTKAAGLAADPRRDADELERLATINADRQQVLTGDQPPMLDVVLNEAVLRRHVGGSAVMHKQLAHLRDLTERPNITVRVLPFGTGAHAAMGTAFQLLRFEQPTPGSLVYIENLINADYLDGPAQTDWYDAAFTRLGAAALSPADTATFLDESL; translated from the coding sequence ATGAGCATCACCGGCCCGCCCGTCGCCCGGCTACAACTGGGCCGACTACTGCGGGACATGCGCGAGAGCTGCGGAAAGACCCAGGAACAGGCCGCGATCGCCCTGGAATGCACCAAACCGAAAATCAGCAAGATCGAGACGGGCAAGGCCACCATCGGGCCGGGAGATGTCCGACTTCTCATCGACTGCTACGGGGTGGCGGGCGACTCCGCCGACACCGTTCTGCAACTCGCCCGCCAAGCGCGAAAACGGAATCACATTCGCGTTCCGGATTGGGCGCAACGATTCGTCGCGATGGAAAGCATCGCCGCGACGATCTCGACGTACGAGTCGGAACTCGTGCCCGCGTTGTTCCGCACCCCGGAGTACACGAAGGCCGCCGGGCTCGCCGCCGATCCCCGCCGGGACGCCGACGAACTCGAACGGCTCGCCACCATCAACGCCGACCGCCAGCAGGTGCTCACCGGGGACCAGCCGCCGATGCTCGACGTGGTGCTCAACGAAGCCGTGCTGCGCCGCCACGTCGGCGGCTCCGCCGTGATGCACAAGCAGCTCGCGCACCTGCGCGACCTCACCGAACGGCCGAACATCACGGTGCGGGTGCTGCCGTTCGGCACCGGCGCGCACGCCGCGATGGGAACCGCGTTCCAGCTGCTGCGCTTCGAACAGCCCACTCCCGGTTCGCTGGTGTACATCGAGAACCTGATCAACGCCGACTACCTCGACGGCCCCGCTCAGACCGACTGGTACGACGCCGCGTTCACCCGGCTCGGCGCGGCCGCGCTGAGTCCCGCCGACACCGCGACCTTCCTCGACGAATCGCTCTGA
- a CDS encoding group 1 truncated hemoglobin, with translation MSIYDEIGGTPALEQVVAAFYEKVLADPELAGFFTGTNMSRLQGRQVEFFAAALGGPEPYRGAGMKQVHQGRGIRRSHFDRVVVHLSASLTEAGVPPATVDAILAAIAPLADDIVTPSTSAA, from the coding sequence ATGAGCATCTACGACGAGATCGGCGGCACCCCGGCACTGGAGCAGGTCGTCGCCGCCTTCTACGAGAAGGTCCTCGCAGACCCGGAGCTCGCCGGGTTCTTCACCGGCACCAACATGTCCCGGTTGCAGGGCAGGCAGGTGGAGTTCTTCGCGGCCGCCCTCGGCGGCCCCGAACCGTACCGGGGCGCCGGGATGAAGCAGGTGCACCAGGGTCGCGGCATCCGGCGGTCGCACTTCGACCGGGTCGTCGTGCACCTGTCGGCATCGTTGACCGAAGCGGGCGTACCACCGGCCACAGTGGACGCGATCCTGGCCGCCATCGCCCCGCTGGCCGACGACATCGTCACCCCGTCGACCTCGGCGGCGTGA
- a CDS encoding alpha/beta fold hydrolase: protein MSATQAPTIVLIHGAASTAAVWGPLQRELALRGHRSLAPDLPGHGLNAHHPAGFYRSPQDLDEFATAPSALAGVGLSDYADHVEELVRRVAEHGPVLLAGTSAGGLPITAVAERAPELVDRLVYLSAWCAVGSDTVGEYVSRPEREGNLFDRISWPVVGDPADLGVIRINLRSSDPDLFRTAKAAIMADGTDDEFRALLDVMEPDANFAIAAEPRFATAARWGRVPRTFVRFTGDEAIRLAEQDRMIKEADELADVRFDVRSIDSSHVGYFHRPAEFADLLGELAAGI, encoded by the coding sequence ATGTCAGCAACTCAGGCACCCACGATCGTCCTGATCCACGGCGCCGCGAGCACCGCAGCGGTCTGGGGACCGCTGCAACGCGAACTGGCGCTGCGCGGCCACCGCAGCCTGGCGCCGGACCTGCCCGGCCACGGGTTGAACGCGCACCACCCGGCCGGCTTCTACCGGTCCCCGCAGGACCTCGACGAGTTCGCCACCGCACCGTCCGCGTTGGCCGGTGTCGGCCTCAGCGACTACGCCGACCACGTGGAGGAGCTGGTCCGGCGCGTCGCCGAGCACGGTCCGGTGCTGCTCGCCGGGACCAGCGCGGGCGGCCTCCCGATCACCGCGGTCGCCGAACGCGCACCGGAGCTGGTCGACCGGCTGGTGTATCTGTCCGCCTGGTGCGCGGTCGGTTCGGACACGGTCGGCGAGTACGTGAGCCGACCGGAACGTGAGGGGAACCTGTTCGACCGGATTTCGTGGCCGGTGGTCGGCGATCCGGCCGATCTCGGCGTGATCCGGATCAACCTGCGCAGCTCGGATCCGGACCTGTTCCGGACGGCGAAGGCCGCGATCATGGCGGATGGGACCGACGACGAGTTCCGCGCCCTGCTGGACGTCATGGAGCCGGACGCGAACTTCGCCATCGCCGCGGAGCCCAGGTTCGCCACCGCGGCCCGCTGGGGCCGGGTTCCGCGCACCTTCGTGCGGTTCACCGGGGACGAGGCGATCCGGCTCGCCGAGCAGGACCGCATGATCAAAGAAGCGGACGAGCTGGCCGACGTCCGGTTCGACGTGCGGTCGATCGATTCCAGCCACGTCGGGTACTTCCACCGCCCGGCGGAATTCGCGGACCTGCTCGGCGAACTGGCCGCCGGAATCTGA